CATCGAGACTATCATCGATACTCATGTCGGATGAGGAGCTGCTGGgcgggttcaaaaactgtCTGCCCCCATTGGTGGTGGCGCCGTTAGCTGCTCCAGAGGCTGTGGTGGCGTACGTGATGGTTCTGTTGTTGTCCGCGGTATTATTATCGCCCAACTGGTGGACGGCGCTGATTATCCTGGCTTTTTGACTGTTGGACACAATTTCTGATCCAGTTTCTGAACTGGATCCGGATCCATCGCTCACATCCATGATATTGGCCAGCAGCTTGTCCTCACGATTCATCATCGATTGGCGTCAGCTGAGCAACGATGTGTCGTGATCGACCTCCAGCGTGCCACCCAAGTGAAGGGGCAGCGCCAATTGAGGCACCGATACAGTGAACACTCGCTCGCGCAGCTTCTTTCGCACGAATAGACGCAGGATCTTAATGAGTGCTTTGAACCACAGTGGCGCTGTCACGATCAGGACCTTCTTCAGACGCGCTGTATAACCGGCCATCAAGAATCAAAAAATTTAGACAGGTTTTTTTCTGTGACAGCTACGATTTCTTACTAGCTCACTTTGTAACGTCTCAATAAAGAAGTATTGTTTTGACAGTTCTCATATGGCAGGTCAAAATGTTCCTTAGATCTGAATTTTTTAGAATTTCAGTCGACTACTTTACAATCTGCATACGCAATCGAATTAAAGCGTTATCCTTTGAACAATTACTACTTCATTTACCGCCcctataattataaataaaaatttgtgaAGCTTTTACTTTAAAACCTTAATTaccttaattatttataaaatgcgtatttattttcgaaGGGTTCCCaccataacttggctaaaaaaaaatggcaaaaaatttgaatatccatgtttgaacacagtttgattggaaatttaattacgagctcaacgatgtatggcattccatattcaggCAATTATGTTCAGTTTTCTTAGCTTTGTGCTTTTGCTTAGTAAAACATAACAACAAACGTTTAACGGGCGGCTTTAAATTAACTGATCTTTGAATTGGCATTTATAACCCCGCTTTTCACAGTCCTCTGGTTGTCCTCTATGCTTTCCACCGCTTAGCAATTTGCTCTgccttttccgcatttcctcCCTTCGTCgccattttcataattaattcTCATgcaagtaattaaaaatgccaacgGCTCGCATTGTCGTGGctagttttttgttgttgccgtgattgcaatgcaaataataGCAGCGGGAAATTAATTACGCGCTCGCATAGTCGACAAATGTAAAAATGCTcacaaagcaacaacaacaagcagcgAAATCCCTGCGTAATAGAACATACAATTGTATTTTCCAGCGCTCGCTGGGAAAATTGGTATGTGCATAGCTGTGCGAGTGGGAAAATGCTGGGAAAATCTAAGGTGACTTTTCACTTTCACACCGAGGAAAACTGGATTCAGATTTCATATTTCACGGAGCGTATTGAACAGAAATTTCCTTTAATTACACATAAGAAACCTCTAATCACTATTTCAAATTTCACTGTTTCAACCACCGTTTTAACCCTTTCGAATTTGGTAATTTCAAAGCCATTTCGCCTGTCGGTAGATAATAAACTGGAATTCTTCATTGTCCGCAAAAGCTGCGggctaaaagaaaaaaaggaataaagaAAAATGGTTATAAAGGGTGGAAGGAAAGGAGAAAGTGGAAAGGGGCAAGAAAAAGATGATGATAGAACGGGAGAGAAATGGCTGCCATTAACATTTGCCGTTTGCCGttaacatttcatttagctGGCAAAcgttttctttctttcatttcCTATTTGGCCACCGCTTATTCTTCCACTTGcccattttcaaatttttttttttttgtttttttgtctttttttttgccaaacattttaattatgagCGCACTTTTCAGCACCATTCCCCACAACctccaaccaccacccacttgttgttattgtaaaacaaacgaaatgaaCAAAGTCATATGTGAGCACATATCCACAAACCAAGggttaaacttaaaaaaaaaaaaataaagaaaaaaaatgggggGCATAGAAAAGCGGGCGGGCGATCgccaaatgaaaagtgaaCCAAACGGACATGTGGACCGCGCATTTTGCGGTTGCCTTTCTAAGGGGGTTAAAAAAGAGGGTCTAACAAGGGGGTTAATAGGGGAGCTGTTGGGGGGCAACAGTCACAGGAGAAGGAGCAGTTTAAGCCAAAAGTAAAGGccaactgctgctgatgattgcgatgatgatgacgatggaGATGGCAATGATGGCCATGATGCTGGCCGCATTGTTGGCCAGCGGTAAAACGTGGAATATATGCGCTAGTGATGGCAATACCAAAGTACATAGGGAGCACAAAAGACACTCTATTAGCACATACGAATAATTAGACGTTTAAAGAGTTATCAAGAGGAGAAAGTTCCATCAATTTGCCATTTAAGAGACTCTTTACTAAATGCTATCATTATGTTTCATAAAATTTAAGTCCATCGTCTTTATTTCACAAAGTCCTTgctacacaaacacactctcATCACTCACGGTGCCATCACTGAGGCAAGTGCATTGTTTGCCGGCTTGCAAGTGTctgtgtgtgattgtgtgtttgtggacTTGTGTGTGTGACATGTTAACGACGGCGCTCAAATGACTTTTGTGCGGTTTAAAACCAAACCCGGAGTAGGAACCCTAACCTCAGCGGTGTGGTGGTGAGCGCAGGGGGTGGGGTGACGAATCGGGGCAACCCCCACAGACGCCATAACCCTCCGAACCCCCTGCGTTAACCCCACTTGGTGagccatcatcatcgccattgCCATGGCCTCGCTCTTTTGCCTTGTTCGCAgcagcatttttcaattttatggTTTCCAGATGAAGTGCGTTCGACCGTAAGTAAATGCCGGGGAAgccccctttttggccaaacccATCGCGTCAGCTGCAGCTGTCATTGTTTAGCTTTTTGCCCTCGCCGAGTGCACAAAAAATGGGAATCCCCCGCATTCTTTTCCCAGTTTCCCCCAATTtatcctctttttttttttttttttgtttgcagcgCACGCATAAagttgcatttcttttttgaggattttttttttggggggggggTTTTGGCACAGACTGCTTAGCCATTGGCCTGACCAATTTTTTCGGCtttctgtttgccatttcTGTTCTTCTCTTTGGCTATCCTGCTGACCGAATCGTTATGAGTTATATATGGCACTTGGATCGGGGGAAATCGGGAGgatgtacgtacatacatacatccaGGTGAGCGGGAAGATTGAAACTAACTGAATTGCCCAAGCGGCTGTGAacatttcgttttaattaagaGGCCACTCCGGCCAAAGAGagaaaaatagcaacaaaaaaataaaagaacagaacagaaaaaataaaagaaaataaagagaaCGAAGGGGAAAAGTCGGGGTTAGTTCCAGTTGATCCGTCAACTAATTGAAGCCAACTTTCAGGCTTCGCTGGCTAAATGGAAACTACACAAAAAACGGCCAACAgttgaacatttatttatttatgaacaaTATTTAGctggaaaacaaattaaatcgAATTCATTAAATACCTGAACAAACTGTGTTTATGGAGGAAACATACTAATCTCGGCTCCACTCGGCGGAAATATACTAATTTAACCataaaagggaaaaataattACTATTGTTGAAAGATGGGGTtcctttatacatataatttttaacattaaatGCTCAAATTTCGAAAGCAAgcaaagctaaataaaattgcCTTGCAAGATTAAAGGTTTATGTATTAAATTGTTTCGCTGACTGCACTTACTTATTTCATATGCTAATCCCTTTTGagcatttttgcttttgctattGGCACATATCTGAGGTTTCTTTTTGTCGTATTTTTCACTCGTTTTTACGTGGCATGTTGGCtaagccacgcccactgctcGCCCCTGTGACCCCAACTGACCCCGGCCACCTGACCACACCTGCCGCCATTTGCGGTTCGctgtaaatgcatttttaatgcatttcattcCGTTTTTGTTTCCCGTCGCTAAGAGCAAatgcacatttaaataaaattttatagttatgtctatttaaataatacagCGGGCTGCCTGTTTGGTTGGCCAGCATAATTCttaatgtaaataaatcaGCGTCAGCGGCCGCTCGAAAAAAGTTACagtttggccaaatgcaataAGAGCCAAGTTTTCTAAGGCATTGTCCGACAAATCTGGTCCATGCATCAGGGCTGACACTTTCTGTTGACTGCTGAATTTCGCTATTGCCTTTTTGGTGAGTGGCAACAGCAATTGCACAACATAAACCAAATGGAATGGCAACAAGCTGAAAAGAATAATGAATAAGGGTGGAAAAGAGCATCGCGCTGCAGAACTCTATCACATTTTGATACGGTCAAGAATGTATTTCTgattgtaattttt
This Drosophila simulans strain w501 chromosome X, Prin_Dsim_3.1, whole genome shotgun sequence DNA region includes the following protein-coding sequences:
- the LOC123327359 gene encoding tyrosine-protein phosphatase non-receptor type 9-like, with product MAGYTARLKKVLIVTAPLWFKALIKILRLFVRKKLRERVFTVSVPQLALPLHLGGTLEVDHDTSLLS